The DNA segment TACATGCCCCAATTCTGGGCAAAACAGTGAAGGCCACTATTTCATTCTTCACAATTGTGGTTCTTCATCTCACAGATCTATTGAGAGTTGTGGGCTATGTATGCATTGCGATTGTATAGATTCACCAAGATTTCACCACAAATAGGAGGACAAAATAACCAATGCTGCTTTATATGTCACTTAAACTTTACACtctttatttaaaataaaaatagacaTTTTATATCAGATTCTATATTTGTAAAATCACATGTTCtcagaaaaaaatacaatagttaaaaacacacacacacacacacacacacacacacacacacacacacacacacacagacacacaaacccacgaATGATGCACCTTCTCTTGAAAATAGCTGTTGTGACCCAGAATGACCAGTTTAGAGTTAAGTGCCAACATCAGTATGGTATTTACAATATACAGTAATTTACTGCAATCATGTCTCAAGTTCCACAGCGAAACAATCATATCTACTCTGCAATAAagtaaataacaaaaaaaataaaacaaacaaactcatcCAAACAAAACCAACAGAGTATCCCTTTCATAAAAAGTCTCTTCAGCGTACTGTTCATCAAATTGTGAATAAAAAGAGTTCAGCTTTCAGAGAGGCTCAACTCTTCAAAAAATGGCCCCCCTCAAGATAAAGAAATCCCATGGTCCACTTGCTCCATTCCTGGTGTCCAGAGCTCAGTGGCGTTGGCACGTGTGGAGGCTGCGCGCTGCCTTACTGTTATGCTGCTCGCCCCGCTGCGTCCGACAGGACAGGCCCTCGGCGCAGTCACACCTCTGGAAGATCTCCAGGCCGTGGCTGCCTTTGCGCTTGTGCTTGGTGCACACCTGGCCCTCCCTCATCACCGGCTTGCAGATCCGCGACCAGAAGTGCCTGGCACAGCAGAAGCCCTCGGCACAGTCTGATGACCTCAGACAAGTATCACCCTCTTGACCTGAACAGGCATTCAGAACAAACCTTTGTTAGGGACCAGTCGGTCAGATTCACCCTCAACTATTCTTACGGACAGTAAATAAAGCATGCAGTGTAGTAATATTACTAAGGAGTAATATTATTTGTAATAGTGATATTAAGGCAATAATATTCTCAAGATGCTCATGATGCATTTGACATAATGAGAGGATGCTCACCTTTCAAAGTCTGAGTCACATCCTGTGGTGGTGCTTTGGCCTGCACTTCCACTGTGGAATTGTCCTCGTTTGTGGGGCTAGCCAGGACCTCCTCAATCCCAGTTTGCTGCACAAGGTCGAGATCATTGGCTGTGCACAGACCTATGTGGAGAGAAACCAAGGGCAGAGACAAATTAGGCTACATTCACACACCAAAAAGAACCACCGCTAATGTAATAAGAGCAAAACAGTGTGAAGGGAAAGGGAGGAAAACTAAACCTACCGTTGCTACAGTGATTGCCAGGGCAACACATGGCATCCCGGGTGCAGCGCTTCCTGCGTCTCTTGCACTGGAGGCAAGCGCGTCGGGAGACCAGGCAGTACTCATCTTCAGAACATTCTTCATCAGCAGCGCAAAGGACAGGCTATAAAGAGGGCAgaagtttgtttttaaaaacacagTTCGCCTCTGGAATTTAAAGTTATAACAGGAGCAACTTTTGCCGGCACTGGAAAACAGCTGTTCGGCAGTGCACGAGCACCAGACGCCTGCTTACCTGTGGAGTGTCAAGGGCCAAGTTCTTAGTCCCGCTGTCAAGTGTCAGTTCGTCCGGGCTCGCGCTCACGGCGTGAGTGGAGCTCACTACTCCGGGGATATTTTTAATCGCATTCGAGTTGAACAAGACAGATCCTGCAAATGCAACGTCAATGGCCAGAATCAAGCACAAGGCAGCGGTTGCGGAAAGGCACAGCATTTTGTAGTCGTGGTATTCGCAAGTCTTCAGAGAAATAAACGGAATGTAACTGGTCCGTATGGAAGTATTCCTTGGAAAAGGTAGGTGACTCTCCTGCACTGAAGACACTGATGTGCTAACAGAGGCTTTATACATGTGCAGTTGTTTGCTTTCCCGCCCCCGGCTATGTGTAACAAAGGGGCGGATGAAATTTCAAAGAGCTGCGCGTCATGACCCATCCTACAGGAGCTAACCATTGGCAAGGGTTTCGCAATGTTTGTGTACAATTATCAGCGATCCGCCATGAGCTGACATCAAACACGCACCGCAGCCGCCCCTCTTAAATTGGAACGTTATTCCGTTTAGACTAGGATTACGAACCAGATAGAATAAAGTCATGTTCGTAGAGCCGAAGTTATTACGGGACTAATGAAGACATTTGTTAACTTGCACTGTCAACACTCCCGATTCACATGcactaaataaaaacacactttGTCCAGactatattttatttacatgCCCGAAGGACACATGCTTTCAAATCGACTGAGAATTTATTTCTTGCAGTTATTAGAAATTCTGGAATCGTTTCAGCCATTTATGAATAAAATATGTAATGTTGCCAATTTCAAACAACATCAAAAGCCAAATAGGGGTGCCCATGGTTATTTTGAAGAGGTGGGGATGAATGGTTATTCAAGATGTTTTCTGTCCATTAGTGCTATTTGAAATGTAATTGTAACAGATGAACTTTGAAATGCACTTGAGTAAACTGGCGGTAAAGATCAAAGGCGATATGCAAATTGGGGAGAGTGGAAAAAGTTTACTGACATAATTACCATTCAGTCTAAATGCTTTAAAACAAATACAGTTGATTAGCACGGGTCGATAAGGGATTGCTGTCTCTGAAGTTTAGATGCCGCCAATTCAACGCCCATCTCCTATGCCTTATCTGATTCATCCTTCTCATCCTTATTCATAGTTGCCCTAAAGCCTCAAGCTTCACCCGTCTGTGTGTAACACTCAGTGTTGTGTAGGCCTAAAGGGTACgagttttaaacatttttatccAAAGAGCATGATATGTGATCATTGGGCTAGCTGCCTGTGCGCATTCTACTTGAGCATTAGTTGTGCAGATCAATCAAAAGAATTTCGGGTAGCACACAGACCATTTGCAAAGACCATGTTTAATTGGCCATTTCGAGAATGTAAGCCTCCTTTGATAGAATAATTGCAAACAAAGCGCATTCAAAAATGCGTACCACAACCAGGGTAGCAGGGATTCTTTTCATTCTAATTGTCACCTTCTTTTTTCTCATTATCACGCCAGCTCTTCTGGTCAGCTGTTGGTAGGCGCAAAATGCGCTAACGATTTAACAGTTTCAAAGTGCATGTCTGCCAAATACTTGGGATAACCTCCAAAATAAAAGGCTTTGATGTTGTTGACAGAGGTTAGTTATAATAGGCGACAACAAGACAAACGTTGAATACACTTCATTAAACGTGAATTGGCAGCATTCATCCCGGTTCTTTGGTCCCTCGGCTTTGTTTTAATTGTACATCCAGTGCTTACAGTGGTGTAAAATGAAGCTTGTGTAAAGCACCCTTTGATGGGGGCAGATCAAACAGAACTGAAACCCCATGTCTTAATCAGAGTTCGACAGGCAGACCATTTTCACAAACAGTCCATTTGCTCGGCTTTTAGAGGCTTTTAACAGACATTGTGCTCAGCAAATTCATTTAGCCCAGTGCAAGGTAATCCTGTCTCACAAAAATACTTGGTCACCACCAAATCCACTTGTTCTACAATGGGACCCCCAACTTAGTCTACTCGGATCTTTAGAGTCCCTAAGCAAGCTGAATTATTGGCCACGACTAATTGGAAATCCGGGAGACAAATATATTTGATGTAGGTACTGTATACAATGTCAGgtgtttcagatgtttttgtatCTCCCTCTTGTGGTGGTAAGTAAATACAACGTTAATTAACATATTAACTGTTCATTTTAATTGGTCGTGTTTCGTCCCGCCTTATGCCTAGGCCTACGTGTTTGTGGGCCATGTCTCGTCTGTTCACTGAGGTAACCTATCTTTGAAAATGTTGACAGTTTCATGTTAACGtgcagaggtttttttttagaaataaaGAAAAGCGTTCAAGCTAAAATTGTCCTGTGTCTAGTGGTAGGCCAAACTAAATCAATATGCTAATGTCGGGCTAACATGATGTTGATAATTAATTTTCACTAGAAACAGGATATGTTTAAGCAGTTTTGGACGAGCATTCTCTTTTGCTGCGTTGGGtatgttttctttctgtttctaaAAATAACTGGAACAAATAGCATTCTGGAGAATCGGTAGCTTAATGTGTTTTACTGTTCCTATTAAATTGGCAAACATCGCTCTTCGCTACTCAAACATACTAATTTATCAAAGGAAGTCTGTCCCAACCAAGCTGTGAACTGGGGTCAAATATGTCGCCATATTGGCCACCACCGGCCGGAACAGCATCTCTCTGATGTGGTTAGGAGACACCTGAGGATGAACGGCGGGCATTCTCATGCTTTATCTTAAGAGGGGGTGAGATAAGGCGTTGGCTAATGATAAGCTTTCCATCCGTAGGCTGTTGTTGGGGCTATTACATTTCTTTCCAGAAGAGAATGAGCCGGATTCCATTCTATATCTAATACCAGCCACAATTATTTATGGTTGAATATTCTATGCATTTCAGGACAAATGCTTGTAAATGTTGGTCAAAACCATCCAAATTAACATAGTGTAGATGGCTGCTGTTAGACGTTAATTAGCCTATATTGCTttaaaaatgaatgtgttgccCACCAGCTttagtacagtagcctaaatgcaatatatatacatatatatatatattatagtaTAGAGTACATGTACCAGTCTCGctgaatttattattatttttaaaaagtacCAGTCTAGCTGAATTTAGACATCAAGAACAGTTGACAGCTAATACTGGTCATTCAGTCTCTACTTTCCCCTCTCCTGTATTCTGTAAACAGAAACTCTATTGCTTTCTCACATTGAATCAAACTGAGGCAAAAACATCTACACATTTGAAAGTTGTCTTTTATTGTAAGAAAAAGGCATATAAATAGCTGAACCGTTTAtaaaagcaaagcaaagtaaGGACATTTCTGAGTGGTTGGACATTGCTCATGCAGCATCGATCAAAGACAAGAAGATATTTTGGATGCCACGAAAATTTAAGGCACTTTCACTGATGCCAATAGCCATGAGGTGAACGCAGAAGTGTGGGTGAGTGGTAGGTTACCTACAAGAGGTAACATGAGGAGGAAATTGAATAttttaaagacaaaaataacaaacaaaacacaaaaccaccaatagttggaaaaaaaatcatattttacTCTAACAAGACATTGTTCTAGCAGTATCACAAAATATCAGTACTGAATATTATTAACACAATATTTACCTCTGGTcctacaataaataataatagttCCTCGTTTGTATTCCAGCACAGTTTCTTCATGGGTTCATGATATGAAAATCTCCAAGAATTCActtgtttctttgttttatgtttgagTGAGGATGATATGGATATGGAGACTAGATGAAGGCCAGATTCGAACCAGAAACTAAACTAAAAAAGGATTGAACTACAAGGATAGTGGAAATGTGTTATTGGTCTTGTAATGTAGTGTTAGGGTTCATGTAGTCAACTCTAGTATGTAGTGTTTTGTCATGATGGTTTGCTGTTGAGCTAGGCTACTGAAAGTCGTTGGGTTTCACCAATCCTCTGGTCAATGTCTGCCTCCTGGTGGTGAGCTTAGGTAGGCCTCCTACAATACCCAAAATCATTTATTTCAGACGTTGTTCAagtcttttcttttgttttgtttatctcTCACCCGCTGTATTGGCACAGGTAAATTCCAATCAAACATTTTTATTGACTCTATTTTATTTGAGTTATTACTTTTTAGAGAGAGTTCATGTATTTTTCTAAATTCTAAATTAATTTCTTCCCTTGTGACTTtcctcattaaaaaaaaaacaaaacaatccaaTATATACATATGACGTCATCACTAGTCCCCACTTAATGTCCACTGGCTTCAATATCAGGGCACAGCATGGAGACTTTATTACTCTATCCAGGGGCCAGTCCCATTGCAAATGTTATCACAGAGTATTGCTGCTACAGCTCATGGGCACACAGCTATACCATGGCAAGGATGTCAAGCACTCAAGCATTGTGTAGGATcagaaagaaaagtgtgtggAAATCTTTAGGAAGGGGGAAAAGTCTCCAATTGTGGGTCTCGTAGCTGTGCCGCTGGAAACAGTATTGATGGCGGCGattgaaattaataaataagaaGCGGGCAGTCTGCTGCGTTTGACTCTCCACCCCTGGCCTGGGATGAGATGGCTGATGGCGATGGGGAGGGGTGAGGATGATGAGTTGTGGTCAAGATGACAAAGGTGATGGGAATGGATCAGTGATGGCATCCCAATGCCTCATGGAtcgagagagaaagtgagtgacagagagagagagagagagagagagagagattgagagagagagagagatagagcatgGGCCAAGGCACCTGGGTCGACTCGTGTGGGCAAGTTAAGTTCTGGTTCCTtcccccactccccctctctccgcTTTATCTCCATGTGTCCTCCATCTTGTCACTGGCGTTCGTTAGACTCGTCAGCTAATGTGTGGCGTAGTCCTTGCGCGCACAGAAGAACCAGTCCCTCTCCAGCACACAATCAATCACTCACAGTTTTAAAAACTCTCCTGCATGGGTGGGACTGGAGACTGGGGGGTGGGTAAATGTGTCgggggtgatgtgtgtggtCAGTCTCTGGAGAGGCAGGCACAGTTTAAAAGTCTGTGTCCCACCCTGAGTTATCGTCTGGAGGTGGGTCTTCGCTGTCCTCCGGGAAACTGTCAAAGTTGCTTGTGTCGGTTGGAGA comes from the Alosa alosa isolate M-15738 ecotype Scorff River chromosome 22, AALO_Geno_1.1, whole genome shotgun sequence genome and includes:
- the dkk1b gene encoding dickkopf-related protein 1b codes for the protein MLCLSATAALCLILAIDVAFAGSVLFNSNAIKNIPGVVSSTHAVSASPDELTLDSGTKNLALDTPQPVLCAADEECSEDEYCLVSRRACLQCKRRRKRCTRDAMCCPGNHCSNGLCTANDLDLVQQTGIEEVLASPTNEDNSTVEVQAKAPPQDVTQTLKGQEGDTCLRSSDCAEGFCCARHFWSRICKPVMREGQVCTKHKRKGSHGLEIFQRCDCAEGLSCRTQRGEQHNSKAARSLHTCQRH